The genomic stretch CGCGGTGTTGGATTTGAAAAAGGAGATGAAGTCTTCTTTTTTTTTGCTGTATTTCATAGGAACTTACGCTTCGGACCGGACGCTGCCAAGCTCCTCGTAGGCCCGGATGATATCCTGCACCAAGCGGTGCCGGACCACGTCTTCCTTGGAGAAGAACGCAAACGCGATACCGTCGATATCGCGGAGAATTTTTTTGGCCTCCACCAGACCGGAGGCCCGGTTGGCAGGCAAATCGATCTGGGTGATATCCCCGGTGATCACCGCCTTGGAGTTGAAGCCGATGCGGGTCAGGAACATCTTCATCTGCTCCGAAGTAGTGTTCTGGGCCTCGTCCAGAATGATGAAGGAATCGTTCAAGGTCCGGCCGCGCATGAACGCCAAGGGGGCCACCTCAATGACCCCTTGCTGCATGAGGGCGCCCACCTTTTCAAAGCGCATCATATCGTGCAGCGCATCGTAGAGGGGCCGCAGATACGGGTCGACCTTCTCGGCCAAATCCCCGGGCAGAAAACCCAAGGCCTCGCCGGCTTCCACCGCCGGACGGGTCAGAATGATTCGGTTGACCTGGTTCTTGGTCAGGGCCGAGACCGCCATGGCCATGGCCAGGTAGGTTTTTCCGGTCCCGGCCGGCCCGATCCCGAAAACGATGTCGTAAGCGCGGATGGCGTCGATATATTTTTTCTGGGACAGGCTTTTGGGGGTGATGGCTCTTTTTTTGGCGGTGATGTAGACCGTGTCGAGGAAGATGTCCTTGAGCCGGGCGCGATCGTTGCCGCTGAGAGCCCGCACCGCGTAGTCCACATCGTTGGGGTAGACCGGGTAGCCCTCCTCCAGCAGACCGTAGAGCTGGCTGAGGATGTTGCGGGCGAGGTCGGTCTCGATGGGGTCACCCTCGATCAGCACCTCGCTTCCCCGGGCGGAAATCCGAACCCCAACGGCGTCGGCTATTCGCAGTAAATTGTGGTTGTGTTCGCCAAAGAGCCGCCGGGCCAGTTCATTATCGTCCAAGATCAGCTTGGCCTGGGTGGGCTGCGCGTCTTTTTGCATAGATGGCTTGGTTCTCCCGACCGCGGGTCCGGCGGCCAATGCCCCGCGAGGTGCTGATTCATAACACAGCTTTTTTGGCGATTGCAAACGGCAATTCTCCCGGGATGGGGCCTCCGGGAAAAATGGCTTGACGTAATTTTTTTAATTTTGATAGTCTAATCATTTAGTTTCAACAGGTCCAGCCCCTCGCAGGCAACTCCCGTCGCCTTGCCCCGGGCACCGGCCGCACCTGACGAAGCCCACAGCGCCTCGGTTTCCGACGGCCGACCCAACCCATCACCTCGCGCCGCGCATGAAAGGGTTTGCAGCGCCGCCAGCATATTACCCAAAGGGGGGATATGAACCCGTTTGATGCCGTCGTCATCGTCATCGTGGTTTTTTGCCTGGTCCGGGGCCTTTTCCGGGGGCTGATCAAGGAAGTCTCGTCCATCATCGGGGTTCTGGCCGGCTTCTATGCCGCCTACACCTATTATGCCAGCCTGGCCGACTTTTTGACCGACTGGCTTGCCCACCGCGACTACACCAACCTCCTGAGCTTTCTGCTCATTTTCTGCGCCGTCTTTTTCACGATCAGCCTGCTGGGCGTGGTGACCAAATACCTGCTCAATATCGCCTACCTGGGGTGGTTTGACCGCATCTGCGGCGCCGGTTTCGGGTTCAGCAAGGGCATCCTGATCACCGCCGTGCTGCTGATCGTGCTGACCGCGTTTCTTCCCAAAGGCGCCCCGCTGATCAAAAATTCGCGACTCTCGCCGTATGTCGCCAGCCTGGCCGAGAACATGGCCCGGGTGGTGTCGCCACAGATGAAAAAGCAGTTTCAAACCAAGCTTGAGGAGATGAAAAAAGCATGGCGCCACCCCATTTAGACCCGCCGCACGAGACTGCGACCGGGGGCCGCCTGGCGGCCATGGTCCATTTGGTGAACACCCTGCGGGGTGAAAACGGCTGCCCCTGGGACCGCAAGCAGACCACCGAATCCCTCAGCGTATACCTGATCGAAGAGGTCTTCGAACTGGTGGAGGCGATCGCATCCGGCAACCGCCGGGCGATCTGCGAGGAATTCGGCGACGTTCTCTTCCAGATCGTTTTTTTGGCCACTCTGCTGCAGGAGGAGGGCAAGTTCGATCTCGACGAGGTCGTCGATGGCAACACCGCCAAGATGGTCCGCCGCCACCCCCATGTCTTCGGCAAGGCAACCGCCGCCGACAGCGGCGAGGTTCGCAAACAGTGGCGCCGGATCAAGCAAGAAGAGGCCCATGCGTCGCCCCGGGCGTCCATCCTGGACGGGGTGCCCAGCGGTCTGCCGGCCCTGATGCGGGCCTACCGGGTTTCGGAGCGCGCAGCAGGAAGCGGTTTTGACTGGGAGGATCTTGGCGGGGTGATGCACAAGGTCGAGGAGGAGTGGGAGGAGTTCAAGTCGGCCCTGGGGGTGGGCCAGGCGCCGGCTGAAACCCGCGCGGCGGTTGCGCTGGAGTTTGGCGACCTGCTTTTTACGCTGGTCAACGTGGCCCGTTTTGCCAGGATCCACCCGGAAACCGCGCTTACCAGCGCCACCGAAAAGTTCAGCCGCAGGTTTCGCCGGATGGAGGGGCAGCTCAAGGCCAGCGGCCGCAGCCTGGATTCGGTGGGCGGCGCCGAGTTGGACCGGTTGTGGCAGCAGGCCAAGGCAGCCACCGCCGACCCTGCGGCGGGGCCCCCGGCCGCGGCCGGCGGGGACGCCCCGGCAACACCGTAACCCTCATGCTCCAGGCCAAATTCTGATGATTACGATTATTGATTACGATGCCGGAAACCTGGCCAGTGTCCAACGGGCGGTGACGCACATCGGGGGGGACTGCCGGGTGACCAACCACCTCGACCAAATCGCGGCGGCCGACCGGATTATTTTTCCGGGGGTCGGCGCCGCCGGAACGGCCATGCAGAGCCTCCGCAAGTCCGGGCTGGACCGGGCCCTGAAGGCGGCCTACGCGGCGGGCAAACCGATTCTCGGCATCTGTCTCGGCACTCAGATCGTTCTTTCCCACAGCCGGGAGAACGATACCGCCTGCCTGGGGCTGATAGACGGTGAAGTGGAGGCCTTCGACCGTCACGCGCAATTTCCCGCCGGCGGCCGACTCAAAATCCCCCACATGGGCTGGAACCGCATCCACCCGCTGAAGCCGCATCCCCTTCTGGCGGGTATCGGGCCGGAGGACGAATTTTACTTCGTCCACAGCTTTTACCCCAATCCCGCGAACCCCGAGCACCTTCTGGCGACGACCACCTACGGGATCACTTTTGCCTCCGTCATCGGCTGCAAAAACCTGGTCGCCACCCAGTTTCATCTGGAAAAAAGCGGCCGGCCGGGGTTGACCATGCTGAAGAACTTCTGCAGCTGGTCGCCCTCCTGAAAATACCGCCGGGACGGCGGCACACCCCGCCGCCCGGCCCAGGCCCGAGGAGACATCAGCGGCCGAAGCCCCGAACCCATCGTCCAGGGCAACCACCCCCCAAAAAAAAGAGTCGAGGCATGCTAAGCAAACGCATCATTCCCTGTCTGGATGTCCGCGAGGGCCGGACCACCAAGGGCATCAAGTTCGAGAACAATATCGACATCGGCGACCCGGTGGCGATGGCGCGCCACTACTACGAAGCCGGCGCCGACGAGATCGTCTTTTACGACATCACCGCCTCCCACGAAAAGCGCGACATCATGATCGACGTGGTCCGGCGAGTGGCGGAGACCATTTTCATTCCCTTCTCGGTGGGCGGGGGCATTCGAACCGTTGAGGACATGCGTGCGGTCCTGCTGGCGGGTGCGGAGAAGGTGAGCGTCAACTCGGCGGCCGTCAAAAACCCGGAGATCATCGCTCAGGGGGCCGAGGCCTTCGGCAGCCAGTGCGTGGTCCTGGGAATGGACGTCAAACACGTCGGCAAGCGGGACGGCATCCCCTCAGGCTACGAAATCGTCATCAACGGCGGCCGCAGCTATATGGGGATCGACGCCCTGGACTGGGCACGTCGGGCGCAGGCCCTGGGTGCCGGCGAGATCTGTCTAAACTCCATCGACGCCGACGGCACCTGCGAAGGCTACGAATTGAACCTGACGCGGCTGATTTCCGAACATGTGACCATACCGGTGATCGCCTCCGGCGGCGCCGGAACACCGGCACACATCGGCGAGGTCCTGACCCGCGGCAGGGCCGACGCCGCCCTGATCGCCTCCATGGTCCACTACGGCACCTACACCGTCGCCGACATCAAGTCTTACTTAAGTGCTCGCGGAATTAAGGTTCGCGCCAGCTGGTAAGGATCTGCGGCAGAGCCGCACGGGGCTCCGCGCCGGTCTCCCGGCTCAGACATAATCACCCCGCTGAAAGCGAATCACTTCCACATTGGCGGCCACCGCCGAACGGGCTGCAAGGGTCTGAAGTTCCGGTTCCGGGTGCGGCTCCGAATCGGCTGCGGCCATCAAGCGCTCAGCCTGGGTTTGGATTTCCACCACCAGCGGCGCAATCTGCCGCAGGCTTTTGTTGGGGTCCGCGAGTTGCCGGGCATAGGCGTCCAACAGATCAATCAGCCGACCGGTACCCGCCACCAGCGCGTCGCTGCCGTTTTCGATGGTGGGCATCTGCGCCGGGCGGACCTCACCCAGGGCTCCGGCCCCGGTGGGCACCGGCGGCGGGCTCTGCCGGGCCTGCAGGGTCTGTTGAAGGGTTTCTTGAAAACCGGTGCCCCCGGTATCCTTGAAATCCCGGGGTTGGGACGGCGGCAGGCCTGGCTGGAGAGGGCATATTCGGGTCATGAAAGGGCCTCCTGAAAGGTTTTCTCTGATGACAAGCAAAAAAAAGGCCGGTTTTTTAAAACCGGCCTTTTTTATTTTTTCGTATGACTTTCAACCTGTTATGGAGGACACCACCCTGAGCGCGCGCATCGAAGAAACTTTAACGGGAAAAATTTGCCTACCGCCGGCAAATATTCTCAGCCCCAACCCCCCACCATCTTTTCGGCGACCCGCTGCGGGCTGAATTGGTAGCTCCCGGCATTGAGCGCGGTGCGCAGCGGTTCGACGGCTTCGATCCGGATTTCGGGAGCCGAAAGCACAGCCGAGCGCGCCAGCTCGGCCATTCGGCTGGCGCTCGAGATCCGCACCACGGAGGGGCCCTCCCGGTCGCCAGGTTTTGCGGGGGTCAGCGGCAAGCGATCGAGTTTGGGCTTTTCCGTGTTTCGGGTATAGGACCTCATCTGAACCACTGCGCCGCCTGCGGCACTGGCTGCTGCCTTCATTGAAGACCTCCGGAGCTGGGCGTCATTTTCTTGCCAACCGCTTCCCGCACCAACTCTTCCAGGCGCTGGCTGAGAAATCGGGAATCCTCGACGGGCAGGTTGCAGGATTTTTTTTGATTGCTGGCATCGATCACATTGAAGATGAACTGGGCCGGCTGCCGCCGCGACGGCGGCCGCATCCGGCTGCCCGCGGGCGGCGAACCCGTTTGGACCGACGGCACGTCGGCCGGCAACGATTCAAAACGCGAGAGCCTCTCGACGATATCCGCCGCCACCTTGTCGA from Desulfobacteraceae bacterium encodes the following:
- the hisH gene encoding imidazole glycerol phosphate synthase subunit HisH; translation: MITIIDYDAGNLASVQRAVTHIGGDCRVTNHLDQIAAADRIIFPGVGAAGTAMQSLRKSGLDRALKAAYAAGKPILGICLGTQIVLSHSRENDTACLGLIDGEVEAFDRHAQFPAGGRLKIPHMGWNRIHPLKPHPLLAGIGPEDEFYFVHSFYPNPANPEHLLATTTYGITFASVIGCKNLVATQFHLEKSGRPGLTMLKNFCSWSPS
- a CDS encoding flagellar biosynthesis anti-sigma factor FlgM, coding for MKAAASAAGGAVVQMRSYTRNTEKPKLDRLPLTPAKPGDREGPSVVRISSASRMAELARSAVLSAPEIRIEAVEPLRTALNAGSYQFSPQRVAEKMVGGWG
- a CDS encoding PhoH family protein, coding for MQKDAQPTQAKLILDDNELARRLFGEHNHNLLRIADAVGVRISARGSEVLIEGDPIETDLARNILSQLYGLLEEGYPVYPNDVDYAVRALSGNDRARLKDIFLDTVYITAKKRAITPKSLSQKKYIDAIRAYDIVFGIGPAGTGKTYLAMAMAVSALTKNQVNRIILTRPAVEAGEALGFLPGDLAEKVDPYLRPLYDALHDMMRFEKVGALMQQGVIEVAPLAFMRGRTLNDSFIILDEAQNTTSEQMKMFLTRIGFNSKAVITGDITQIDLPANRASGLVEAKKILRDIDGIAFAFFSKEDVVRHRLVQDIIRAYEELGSVRSEA
- the mazG gene encoding nucleoside triphosphate pyrophosphohydrolase, with the protein product MAPPHLDPPHETATGGRLAAMVHLVNTLRGENGCPWDRKQTTESLSVYLIEEVFELVEAIASGNRRAICEEFGDVLFQIVFLATLLQEEGKFDLDEVVDGNTAKMVRRHPHVFGKATAADSGEVRKQWRRIKQEEAHASPRASILDGVPSGLPALMRAYRVSERAAGSGFDWEDLGGVMHKVEEEWEEFKSALGVGQAPAETRAAVALEFGDLLFTLVNVARFARIHPETALTSATEKFSRRFRRMEGQLKASGRSLDSVGGAELDRLWQQAKAATADPAAGPPAAAGGDAPATP
- the hisF gene encoding imidazole glycerol phosphate synthase subunit HisF, encoding MLSKRIIPCLDVREGRTTKGIKFENNIDIGDPVAMARHYYEAGADEIVFYDITASHEKRDIMIDVVRRVAETIFIPFSVGGGIRTVEDMRAVLLAGAEKVSVNSAAVKNPEIIAQGAEAFGSQCVVLGMDVKHVGKRDGIPSGYEIVINGGRSYMGIDALDWARRAQALGAGEICLNSIDADGTCEGYELNLTRLISEHVTIPVIASGGAGTPAHIGEVLTRGRADAALIASMVHYGTYTVADIKSYLSARGIKVRASW
- a CDS encoding CvpA family protein, with the translated sequence MNPFDAVVIVIVVFCLVRGLFRGLIKEVSSIIGVLAGFYAAYTYYASLADFLTDWLAHRDYTNLLSFLLIFCAVFFTISLLGVVTKYLLNIAYLGWFDRICGAGFGFSKGILITAVLLIVLTAFLPKGAPLIKNSRLSPYVASLAENMARVVSPQMKKQFQTKLEEMKKAWRHPI